The Drosophila innubila isolate TH190305 chromosome 3R unlocalized genomic scaffold, UK_Dinn_1.0 2_E_3R, whole genome shotgun sequence genome has a segment encoding these proteins:
- the LOC117789678 gene encoding uncharacterized protein LOC117789678 — MDSETNISALTVAASISHEENTALKFQDNSDVVVEEAPVAYNNVELTEVVAEDCAEGNTTEATTEQDSQSIDIKAAEVKRAKRKERVRKASSIRFTVEDTDHELDDVKKQVHEGSPSDNVIIDLLDTASSTAISTPTRLIRDVTSSSELQDAVVSQISIEDDEAENLLHYDSDDDNDYDIVQESVMGICSVKAKTDFLQNFEVPSLSDISENDSIETFVHLKSQLSPIIPVSVDPGKFVNPLTGLSISSSSTESTECSRQQIVDGSSSSLSEEIIDFDEPLDLKGDLNLEDEDIFLNFETNFDLTNVISETWDIHPTVKIKEGGNQIAFEFLHDLIKMVVTNAENMKSEDILNKKLDKWKLYEKLSAEVSNYNYEKSTNDYLNAKVLEYHRRQKNDRVYTKLSPELHERERERYIECLNRLDFNLNMLAEAKKKNAYLISSVEMDLTYVRNISFQSEEYLSNKILSTLGHKSDYMRRITERELRLMSQKRNEISDTRLRLITRKHTLGRIADQIRKLQTIDESISMDDFIALQNQIGALEKKIEERNVELKRIRYQYHSDLHMNQHCREKTQSIISQIKYRQHFLQKTLKTQQLLRESLYNAKLERKRIRNKGSELAYHGGLLAMPSLMYDYDETVEKVKAKREIVDDMKMTVARLSQRISDLESRCGVGKSL; from the exons ATGGACTCAGAAACTAACATCTCTGCATTAACAGTTGCAGCTTCCATTTCCCATGAAGAGAATACTGCGCTTAAATTTCAGGACAATTCTGATGTAGTTGTCGAAGAAGCTCCTGTTGCGTATAATAATGTCGAGCTGACAGAGGTGGTTGCAGAAGATTGTGCTGAGGGGAATACAACTGAGGCTACGACAGAACAGGATTCTCAGAGCATAGACATAAAAGCTGCTGAGGTGAAGCGCGCCAAACGAAAGGAACGTGTGAGAAAAGCGAGTAGTATTCGATTCACAGTTGAAGACACTGACCATGAACTTGATGATGTGAAAAAACAAGTGCATGAGGGATCACCTTCAGATAATGTGATAATTGATTTGCTCGACACTGCAAGCAGTACTGCCATTTCCACTCCTACACGATTAATTCGGGATGTGACTAGTTCGAGCGAGCTTCAGGATGCTGTTGTATCCCAAATTTCAATAGAAGATGATGAAGCTGAAAATCTTTTACATTATGATtctgatgatgataatgattacGACATTGTACAAGAGTCAGTAATGGGAATCTGTTCAGTTAAAGCAAAaactgattttttacaaaattttgagGTACCCTCATTGTCTGATATTTCTGAGAACGATAGTATTGAAACTTTCGTGCATCTTAAATCTCAACTTTCTCCTATAATCCCCGTTTCTGTGGACCCAGGTAAATTTGTTAATCCACTTACTGGGCTCAGTATATCATCATCGAGCACTGAGAGTACAGAATGTTCAAGACAGCAAATTGTCGATGGGAGCAGTTCGAGTTTGAGTGAAgaaataattgattttgatGAGCCATTAGATCTGAAGGGTGATTTGAATCTTGAAGATGAAGATatctttcttaattttgaaacaaatttcgaTTTAACGAATGTCATCAGCGAAACATGGGATATACATCCAacagttaaaattaaagaggGTGGTAACCAAATCGCATTCGAGTTTTTACATGATCTTATCAAAATGGTGGTCACCAATGCTGAGAATATGAAATCAGAAGATATTCTCAACAAAAAGTTGGATAAATGGAAGCTCTATGAAAAACTATCGGCAGAAGTTTCAAACTATAATTACGAAAAAAGTACGAATGATTATCTTAACGCTAAAGTTCTCGAATATCACAGACGCCAGAAAAATGATCGGGTTTACACAAAGCTGTCACCCGAATTACATGAAAGGGAACGCGAAAGATATATCGAATGCCTTAACCgattagattttaatttaaatatgttagcggaggcaaaaaaaaagaatgcttACCTAATATCTAGTGTTGAAATGGATCTCACATACGTACGAAACATTTCCTTTCAATCCGAAGAATATCTCTcaaacaaaattcttagtaCCTTGGGACATAAATCCGACTATATGAGACGGATAACTGAACGCGAGCTAAGACTTATGAGCCAAAAAAGAAATGAGATTAGTGATACACGCCTCAGACTTATCACAAGAAAGCACACTTTGGGTCGAATCGCAGAT CAAATTCGCAAGCTGCAAACAATCGATGAGAGTATTTCCATGGATGACTTCATTGCCTTGCAGAATCAAATAGGAgcattggaaaaaaaaattgaag AACGTAATGTGGAATTAAAGAGGATTCGGTATCAGTACCACTCTGATTTGCATATGAACCAACATTGCCGGGAGAAAACTCAATCGATTATCAGTCAGATCAAATACAGGCAACATTTTTTGCAGAAGACACTAAAAACTCAACAATTACTACGCGAAAGTCTTTACAACGCCAAGTTGGAGCGCAAACGTATACGAAATAAGGGATCCGAGCTCGCTTACCATGGCGGACTATTAGCTATGCCATCCCTAATGTACGACTACGACGAAACCGTGGAAAAAGTGAAAGCAAAGCGAGAAATTGTGGACGATATGAAAATGACCGTAGCACGTCTAAGCCAGCGTATCTCTGATTTGGAGTCACGTTGTGGCGTTGGTAAATCTCTCTAA